The following proteins are encoded in a genomic region of Arachis stenosperma cultivar V10309 chromosome 4, arast.V10309.gnm1.PFL2, whole genome shotgun sequence:
- the LOC130973893 gene encoding TMV resistance protein N-like isoform X1, whose product MASASSSTSIPPRRPCTYHVFLSFRGEDTRTGFTGHLYAALNRKGITTYKDDQNLSKGHVISKELLKAIEESMFAVIVFSPDYASSSWCLDELQKIMDCNNKVRQHIVPVFYGVEPCDVRHQRGTFEKAFKKHEQRHDSEKVKRWRNALTQVAAHSGWTSKNQDEAELVENIAQHIFEILISRLPPSTKNLVGIDSKVKQVISLISLELNDVRYIGIWGMGGIGKTTIARAVFDTIRSRFEVTCFLADVRERCEKKDITHVQKKLLKQMKISSNAVHDKDEWRRMIQNSLHLKKVLLVLDDVNHEKQLENLAGEQAWFGPGSRIIITTRDLEVLKGPEVHETYKVEGLVKSEAFNLFCLKAFKQEEPTEGFLDLSEEVVKYSGGLPLALKVLGSYLNGRPIAVWHSAIEKIKKSLHSEIIDALKISYEGLDDMEKNIFLDIACFFKGDKKDYVTKILEGCGYQAEIGLDILINRSLVTLEKNKYSVVVTLGMHDLLEEMGKQIVIQKSPNDACNRSRLWCLEDVEFVLTQKKKTKATHGIVLHKRYSETEVNQRDLSFSKMCQLKLLILDGVEAPILCDIPFTLKVFHWKSCPLKTLPLTDHQRYELVEIDLSDSQIVELWDEKKVLEKLEHLNLSQCKRLKQTPDLSGAPNLKKLNLSRCEELDYIHPSLTHHKRLVELNLCECRSLETLGDKLEMSSLEILYLDNCSSLRRLPDLSGAPNLKTLNLHRCEELNYIHPSLAHHKSLVEVNLMNCKSLETLADKLEMSSLEKLGLSWCSSLRRLPEFGECMKQLWILSLRDTGIEELPPTLGNLAGVSELHLNCFGKNTGLLLSLGCFVGLKKLVLYSLPQKTDGLESLTLTVRADYDDSDSSSREESTLSYDIAHLASLTDLDLCMGSFLRVPVSIHQLPRLTRLNLWDCRSLEVLPELPSSLRELDAGNCYSLDASNVDDVISKACCGFAESASQDRQDFLQMWIPRKEIPAWFEHQEEGRIVSVSFPQNCPSIETIALALCFLIVSDLIDETYPSVICNGKEFINASLYVVDSSDTLFIVCVNGYYFSKLLCQHNRFQLLFPDFFDPDIVRRCGARWVTKQDVEGFKKTKSKTGKRKATLELNMDMIPHSSTSRNKMLVVAPQLYEQGEERATTAEGPIHHLASRKSSDPPQLLPLFPLHPSSHSS is encoded by the exons ATGGCATCCGCCTCTTCTTCCACTTCAATCCCACCACGACGACCATGCACCTATCACGTGTTCTTGAGTTTCAGAGGAGAAGACACTCGCACAGGTTTCACTGGCCATCTCTATGCGGCCCTCAACAGGAAGGGAATCACAACCTACAAAGATGACCAAAACCTTAGCAAAGGCCATGTTATTTCAAAAGAACTCCTGAAAGCAATTGAAGAGTCGATGTTTGCAGTCATCGTTTTCTCACCGGACTACGCTTCTTCGAGTTGGTGCTTGGATGAGCTCCAAAAGATCATGGACTGCAACAACAAGGTGAGGCAACACATCGTGCCGGTGTTCTACGGTGTGGAGCCTTGTGATGTGAGACATCAAAGAGGaacctttgaaaaagctttCAAGAAACACGAACAGAGACATGACAGTGAGAAGGTCAAAAGATGGAGAAATGCACTAACACAAGTTGCTGCTCATTCTGGTTGGACCTCCAAAAATCA GGACGAAGCTGAGCTTGTGGAAAACATTGCTCAACATATATTTGAAATATTGATTTCAAGGTTGCCACCTTCAACGAAGAATCTTGTAGGGATTGATTCAAAAGTGAAACAAGTGATTAGCCTCATAAGTCTTGAGTTGAATGATGTTCGCTACATAGGCATATGGGGAATGGGCGGTATTGGTAAGACAACTATTGCTAGAGCAGTTTTTGATACCATTCGAAGTAGATTTGAAGTTACTTGCTTTCTTGCCGATGTTAGGGAGCGATGTGAGAAAAAAGATATTACTCACGTACAAAAGAAACTTCTTAAACAAATGAAGATAAGTTCAAATGCTGTTCATGATAAGGATGAGTGGAGGAGAATGATTCAAAATTCTCTACATCTCAAAAAGGTGCTTCTTGTTCTTGATGATGTAAATCATGAAAAACAACTAGAGAATTTGGCTGGGGAGCAAGCTTGGTTTGGTCCTGGAAGCAGAATAATAATTACAACTAGAGACCTAGAGGTGCTAAAGGGACCAGAGGTGCATGAAACTTATAAGGTTGAAGGGTTAGTGAAAAGTGAAGCCTTTAACCTCTTTTGTTTGAAAGCCTTTAAACAGGAGGAGCCTACAGAAGGGTTTTTGGATTTGTCTGAAGAAGTGGTCAAGTACAGTGGTGGTCTTCCATTGGCACTTAAAGTATTGGGTTCCTATCTTAATGGTAGACCTATTGCGGTTTGGCACAGTGCTATCGAAAAAATAAAGAAGTCTTTACATTCTGAAATTATTGATGCTTTGAAAATAAGTTATGAGGGTTTAGATGATATGGAAAAGAATATTTTTCTAGATATTGCTTGTTTCTTTAAAGGAGATAAGAAAGATTATGTAACAAAGATATTAGAAGGATGTGGTTATCAGGCTGAAATTGGTCTTGATATTTTGATTAACAGATCATTGGTCACATTAGAGAAGAATAAATACAGTGTGGTGGTTACTCTGGGGATGCATGATCTGCTTGAAGAAATGGGCAAACAAATTGTCATTCAGAAATCTCCGAATGATGCTTGTAACCGTAGCAGATTGTGGTGTTTGGAGGATGTTGAATTTGTACTTACTCAAAAGAAG AAAACTAAAGCAACTCATGGCATCGTTCTACATAAGCGGTATAGCGAGACTGAAGTGAATCAGAGAGATTTATCTTTCTCAAAAATGTGCCAGTTAAAGCTTCTCATTTTAGATGGCGTGGAAGCTCCCATTCTCTGCGATATTCCTTTTACATTAAAGGTATTTCACTGGAAAAGTTGTCCACTGAAAACTCTGCCCCTTACAGATCATCAACGCTATGagcttgttgaaattgatctgTCTGATAGCCAAATTGTAGAGTTATGGGATGAAAAGAAG GTTTTAGAAAAGTTAGAGCACTTAAATCTGTCACAGTGCAAGCGGCTGAAGCAAACGCCAGATCTTTCTGGGGCTCCCAATCTTAAAAAGCTTAATCTTTCGAGATGCGAGGAGCTGGATTATATTCACCCGTCTCTCACACACCACAAGAGGCTTGTTGAATTGAATTTATGTGAATGTAGGAGTCTTGAAACACTTGGAGATAAATTGGAGATGAGTTCACTCGAGATACTATATCTAGATAACTGCAGTAGTTTGAGAAGACTGCCAGATCTTTCTGGGGCGCCCAATCTTAAAACACTAAATCTTCATAGATGTGAGGAGCTGAATTATATTCATCCATCTCTCGCACACCACAAAAGCCTTGTTGAAGTGAATTTAATGAATTGTAAGAGTCTTGAAACACTTGCTGATAAATTGGAGATGAGTTCACTCGAGAAACTAGGTCTAAGCTGGTGCAGTAGTTTGAGAAGACTGCCAGAATTTGGGGAATGCATGAAACAGTTATGGATTCTTAGTCTGAGAGATACAGGTATAGAAGAGCTACCCCCAACGCTTGGAAATTTGGCTGGCGTGTCTGAGTTGCACTTAAATTGTTTTGGCAAGAATACCGGTCTTCTCTTATCACTTGGATGTTTCGTTGGCCTTAAAAAGTTGGTGTTATATAGTCTTCCACAGAAAACTGATGGGTTAGAGTCCCTCACACTCACAGTCAGAGCTGATTATGATGATTCTGACAGCTCATCTAGAGAAGAGTCGACCCTTTCCTATGATATTGCCCACTTAGCCTCGTTGACGGATTTGGATTTATGTATGGGCAGTTTTTTAAGAGTTCCAGTAAGTATCCATCAACTTCCCAGACTTACACGTCTGAACTTATGGGATTGCCGTTCCCTGGAGGTTTTACCAGAGCTTCCATCAAGTCTAAGAGAATTAGACGCAGGGAATTGTTATTCACTGGATGCATCGAATGTTGATGATGTTATATCAAAGGCGTGTTGTGGCTTTGCAGAATCAGCTAGCCAAGATCGTCAAGACTTCTTGCAAATGTGGATCCCTAGGAAGGAAATTCCAGCATGGTTTGAGCATCAGGAAGAAGGTAGAATTGTATCAGTGTCATTCCCGCAGAATTGCCCTTCAATTGAAACCATCGCACTTGCTCTCTGTTTCCTAATTGTATCAGATTTGATTGACGAAACCTACCCATCGGTGATCTGCAACGGGAAAGAATTCATCAACGCGAGTTTATACGTGGTGGATAGTTCAGATACTTTGTTCATTGTGTGCGTGAACGGTTACTATTTTAGTAAGCTGTTATGCCAACACAATCGCTTCCAATTGTTGTTTCCAGATTTTTTCGATCCTGATATAGTACGTAGATGTGGAGCACGTTGGGTGACTAAGCAAGACGTTGAAGGTTtcaagaaaacaaaatcaaaaactGGGAAAAGGAAAGCAACTCTTGAACTGAACATGGACATGATCCCACATTCTTCAACTTCAAGGAATAAGATGCTTGTGGTTGCCCCTCAACTATATGAACAAGGGGAAGAGCGAGCCACCACAGCGGAGGGCCCTATCCACCATTTGGCATCTCGCAAAAGCTCTGACCCACCTCAACTCTTACCTCTCTTCCCTTTGCATCCCAGTTCTCATAGCTCATGA
- the LOC130973893 gene encoding TMV resistance protein N-like isoform X2, whose protein sequence is MASASSSTSIPPRRPCTYHVFLSFRGEDTRTGFTGHLYAALNRKGITTYKDDQNLSKGHVISKELLKAIEESMFAVIVFSPDYASSSWCLDELQKIMDCNNKVRQHIVPVFYGVEPCDVRHQRGTFEKAFKKHEQRHDSEKVKRWRNALTQVAAHSGWTSKNQDEAELVENIAQHIFEILISRLPPSTKNLVGIDSKVKQVISLISLELNDVRYIGIWGMGGIGKTTIARAVFDTIRSRFEVTCFLADVRERCEKKDITHVQKKLLKQMKISSNAVHDKDEWRRMIQNSLHLKKVLLVLDDVNHEKQLENLAGEQAWFGPGSRIIITTRDLEVLKGPEVHETYKVEGLVKSEAFNLFCLKAFKQEEPTEGFLDLSEEVVKYSGGLPLALKVLGSYLNGRPIAVWHSAIEKIKKSLHSEIIDALKISYEGLDDMEKNIFLDIACFFKGDKKDYVTKILEGCGYQAEIGLDILINRSLVTLEKNKYSVVVTLGMHDLLEEMGKQIVIQKSPNDACNRSRLWCLEDVEFVLTQKKKTKATHGIVLHKRYSETEVNQRDLSFSKMCQLKLLILDGVEAPILCDIPFTLKVLEKLEHLNLSQCKRLKQTPDLSGAPNLKKLNLSRCEELDYIHPSLTHHKRLVELNLCECRSLETLGDKLEMSSLEILYLDNCSSLRRLPDLSGAPNLKTLNLHRCEELNYIHPSLAHHKSLVEVNLMNCKSLETLADKLEMSSLEKLGLSWCSSLRRLPEFGECMKQLWILSLRDTGIEELPPTLGNLAGVSELHLNCFGKNTGLLLSLGCFVGLKKLVLYSLPQKTDGLESLTLTVRADYDDSDSSSREESTLSYDIAHLASLTDLDLCMGSFLRVPVSIHQLPRLTRLNLWDCRSLEVLPELPSSLRELDAGNCYSLDASNVDDVISKACCGFAESASQDRQDFLQMWIPRKEIPAWFEHQEEGRIVSVSFPQNCPSIETIALALCFLIVSDLIDETYPSVICNGKEFINASLYVVDSSDTLFIVCVNGYYFSKLLCQHNRFQLLFPDFFDPDIVRRCGARWVTKQDVEGFKKTKSKTGKRKATLELNMDMIPHSSTSRNKMLVVAPQLYEQGEERATTAEGPIHHLASRKSSDPPQLLPLFPLHPSSHSS, encoded by the exons ATGGCATCCGCCTCTTCTTCCACTTCAATCCCACCACGACGACCATGCACCTATCACGTGTTCTTGAGTTTCAGAGGAGAAGACACTCGCACAGGTTTCACTGGCCATCTCTATGCGGCCCTCAACAGGAAGGGAATCACAACCTACAAAGATGACCAAAACCTTAGCAAAGGCCATGTTATTTCAAAAGAACTCCTGAAAGCAATTGAAGAGTCGATGTTTGCAGTCATCGTTTTCTCACCGGACTACGCTTCTTCGAGTTGGTGCTTGGATGAGCTCCAAAAGATCATGGACTGCAACAACAAGGTGAGGCAACACATCGTGCCGGTGTTCTACGGTGTGGAGCCTTGTGATGTGAGACATCAAAGAGGaacctttgaaaaagctttCAAGAAACACGAACAGAGACATGACAGTGAGAAGGTCAAAAGATGGAGAAATGCACTAACACAAGTTGCTGCTCATTCTGGTTGGACCTCCAAAAATCA GGACGAAGCTGAGCTTGTGGAAAACATTGCTCAACATATATTTGAAATATTGATTTCAAGGTTGCCACCTTCAACGAAGAATCTTGTAGGGATTGATTCAAAAGTGAAACAAGTGATTAGCCTCATAAGTCTTGAGTTGAATGATGTTCGCTACATAGGCATATGGGGAATGGGCGGTATTGGTAAGACAACTATTGCTAGAGCAGTTTTTGATACCATTCGAAGTAGATTTGAAGTTACTTGCTTTCTTGCCGATGTTAGGGAGCGATGTGAGAAAAAAGATATTACTCACGTACAAAAGAAACTTCTTAAACAAATGAAGATAAGTTCAAATGCTGTTCATGATAAGGATGAGTGGAGGAGAATGATTCAAAATTCTCTACATCTCAAAAAGGTGCTTCTTGTTCTTGATGATGTAAATCATGAAAAACAACTAGAGAATTTGGCTGGGGAGCAAGCTTGGTTTGGTCCTGGAAGCAGAATAATAATTACAACTAGAGACCTAGAGGTGCTAAAGGGACCAGAGGTGCATGAAACTTATAAGGTTGAAGGGTTAGTGAAAAGTGAAGCCTTTAACCTCTTTTGTTTGAAAGCCTTTAAACAGGAGGAGCCTACAGAAGGGTTTTTGGATTTGTCTGAAGAAGTGGTCAAGTACAGTGGTGGTCTTCCATTGGCACTTAAAGTATTGGGTTCCTATCTTAATGGTAGACCTATTGCGGTTTGGCACAGTGCTATCGAAAAAATAAAGAAGTCTTTACATTCTGAAATTATTGATGCTTTGAAAATAAGTTATGAGGGTTTAGATGATATGGAAAAGAATATTTTTCTAGATATTGCTTGTTTCTTTAAAGGAGATAAGAAAGATTATGTAACAAAGATATTAGAAGGATGTGGTTATCAGGCTGAAATTGGTCTTGATATTTTGATTAACAGATCATTGGTCACATTAGAGAAGAATAAATACAGTGTGGTGGTTACTCTGGGGATGCATGATCTGCTTGAAGAAATGGGCAAACAAATTGTCATTCAGAAATCTCCGAATGATGCTTGTAACCGTAGCAGATTGTGGTGTTTGGAGGATGTTGAATTTGTACTTACTCAAAAGAAG AAAACTAAAGCAACTCATGGCATCGTTCTACATAAGCGGTATAGCGAGACTGAAGTGAATCAGAGAGATTTATCTTTCTCAAAAATGTGCCAGTTAAAGCTTCTCATTTTAGATGGCGTGGAAGCTCCCATTCTCTGCGATATTCCTTTTACATTAAAG GTTTTAGAAAAGTTAGAGCACTTAAATCTGTCACAGTGCAAGCGGCTGAAGCAAACGCCAGATCTTTCTGGGGCTCCCAATCTTAAAAAGCTTAATCTTTCGAGATGCGAGGAGCTGGATTATATTCACCCGTCTCTCACACACCACAAGAGGCTTGTTGAATTGAATTTATGTGAATGTAGGAGTCTTGAAACACTTGGAGATAAATTGGAGATGAGTTCACTCGAGATACTATATCTAGATAACTGCAGTAGTTTGAGAAGACTGCCAGATCTTTCTGGGGCGCCCAATCTTAAAACACTAAATCTTCATAGATGTGAGGAGCTGAATTATATTCATCCATCTCTCGCACACCACAAAAGCCTTGTTGAAGTGAATTTAATGAATTGTAAGAGTCTTGAAACACTTGCTGATAAATTGGAGATGAGTTCACTCGAGAAACTAGGTCTAAGCTGGTGCAGTAGTTTGAGAAGACTGCCAGAATTTGGGGAATGCATGAAACAGTTATGGATTCTTAGTCTGAGAGATACAGGTATAGAAGAGCTACCCCCAACGCTTGGAAATTTGGCTGGCGTGTCTGAGTTGCACTTAAATTGTTTTGGCAAGAATACCGGTCTTCTCTTATCACTTGGATGTTTCGTTGGCCTTAAAAAGTTGGTGTTATATAGTCTTCCACAGAAAACTGATGGGTTAGAGTCCCTCACACTCACAGTCAGAGCTGATTATGATGATTCTGACAGCTCATCTAGAGAAGAGTCGACCCTTTCCTATGATATTGCCCACTTAGCCTCGTTGACGGATTTGGATTTATGTATGGGCAGTTTTTTAAGAGTTCCAGTAAGTATCCATCAACTTCCCAGACTTACACGTCTGAACTTATGGGATTGCCGTTCCCTGGAGGTTTTACCAGAGCTTCCATCAAGTCTAAGAGAATTAGACGCAGGGAATTGTTATTCACTGGATGCATCGAATGTTGATGATGTTATATCAAAGGCGTGTTGTGGCTTTGCAGAATCAGCTAGCCAAGATCGTCAAGACTTCTTGCAAATGTGGATCCCTAGGAAGGAAATTCCAGCATGGTTTGAGCATCAGGAAGAAGGTAGAATTGTATCAGTGTCATTCCCGCAGAATTGCCCTTCAATTGAAACCATCGCACTTGCTCTCTGTTTCCTAATTGTATCAGATTTGATTGACGAAACCTACCCATCGGTGATCTGCAACGGGAAAGAATTCATCAACGCGAGTTTATACGTGGTGGATAGTTCAGATACTTTGTTCATTGTGTGCGTGAACGGTTACTATTTTAGTAAGCTGTTATGCCAACACAATCGCTTCCAATTGTTGTTTCCAGATTTTTTCGATCCTGATATAGTACGTAGATGTGGAGCACGTTGGGTGACTAAGCAAGACGTTGAAGGTTtcaagaaaacaaaatcaaaaactGGGAAAAGGAAAGCAACTCTTGAACTGAACATGGACATGATCCCACATTCTTCAACTTCAAGGAATAAGATGCTTGTGGTTGCCCCTCAACTATATGAACAAGGGGAAGAGCGAGCCACCACAGCGGAGGGCCCTATCCACCATTTGGCATCTCGCAAAAGCTCTGACCCACCTCAACTCTTACCTCTCTTCCCTTTGCATCCCAGTTCTCATAGCTCATGA
- the LOC130973790 gene encoding disease resistance protein RUN1-like produces the protein MASLAAEASSFSTPPPPRSWTYHVFLSFRGEDTRTRFTDHLCASLERKGITTFKDDKDLERGQVISLELLRAIQESMFAVVVLSPNYASSAWCLDELQKIVPVFYGVDPSDVRHQKGTFAEAFRKHEHRFGEGSDKVRRWRDAFTQIASYSGWDSKYQLEARFVESISEHIHKKLIPKLPSCTKNRVGIASRLEEVIKLIGIGLNDVRFVGIWGMGGIGKTTIARAVYEGIRGEFKVCCFMRNVRELSAKNGFVQLQRDLLACLNISSSFHDIEDGKTTIKSALCNKKVLLVLDDVSELNQLENLAENQDWFGPGSRIIITARDMHLLDIHGVHGTYEVKGLDREEAYNLFCLKAFKQLEPKQGYCSLSKEVVIYTKGLPLAVEVLGSYLYRRNADFWHSTIREIMSFPHFEVLNALKISYNHLMPTEKSIFLDIACFFKGMKKDEAIHILRMCDIYVGVGSDIGSGIVTLIDKALVTLDQNNKLEMHDLLQEMGRHIVYEESPSNPGKRSRLWSKDDIHQVLTNDLGTETIQSMVLSFGQDKFYWFRNKPFSAHWSIEAFSKTTQLRYLSLPYMELPLGLNHFPSSVRVLHWDFCPLETLPLLNQQYQAVEIKMQRSNLEQVWHGKKFLEKLKYLDLSSSRNLKQTPDISGVPILETLDLQGCDSLTEVHISLIHHKNLVHLNLSYCEMLKTLPGKLEMSSLKELIIEHCESFENPPEFGECMRKLSRLSLSGTPIRKLPSSLGNLVGLEDLSIKGCGKLDSVPDTIHRLKSLKNLDLGSCFNLHGLPSSISSLPLLSNINLSGCYQSEISFSHDLFCYFPLLMHLDLSGHWFANIPISIHELSKLRSLKLNRCGCLQFLPKLPSSIRELEAYGCRSLNILESNVLSTICTAFKSSSSQDQENQGVVLEMLIPSTKIPSLFVNYSLNGNDAAQALVPYPSDCRLNKNLKGIAVCFLFYTTFWGFDKSVKLNLSVSNGNRCIIPWRTYRMCDGYHLYILCLTNDYFRGEFHRDMGFKLLLRPEVEYGEFDSEEFEYLPCYHAKVLSTGWTCIEDIEDLNKSEIERQKNERQSLFDLNKSIEIMDICETNIFEDDVSELNNFGREESF, from the exons ATGGCATCTTTAGCTGCAGAAGCCTCTTCTTTCTCCACTCCTCCTCCACCAAGATCATGGACCTATCACGTGTTCTTGAGTTTCAGGGGTGAAGACACTCGCACACGCTTCACTGATCATTTATGTGCCTCGCTTGAAAGGAAGGGAATCACAACTTTCAAGGATGACAAGGACCTTGAGAGAGGTCAAGTTATCTCTCTTGAACTTCTCAGAGCAATTCAAGAGTCTATGTTCGCGGTAGTTGTTCTCTCGCCAAACTATGCTTCCTCTGCTTGGTGTTTGGATGAGCTTCAAAAGATTGTGCCTGTCTTCTATGGTGTTGATCCCTCTGATGTGAGGCACCAAAAAGGAACATTTGCTGAAGCTTTCAGAAAACATGAACACAGATTTGGAGAAGGCAGTGACAAGGTTAGAAGGTGGAGAGATGCTTTCACACAAATTGCTAGTTATTCTGGTTGGGATTCCAAATATCA ACTTGAGGCAAGATTTGTGGAAAGCATTTCTGAACACATACATAAAAAGCTAATTCCGAAATTGCCATCTTGCACTAAAAATCGTGTTGGGATTGCTTCAAGGTTGGAGGAAGTGATTAAACTCATAGGTATTGGGTTGAATGATGTTCGTTTTGTAGGGATATGGGGCATGGGTGGCATAGGTAAGACAACTATAGCTAGAGCAGTATATGAAGGCATCCGAGGTGAATTCAAAGTTTGTTGCTTCATGCGGAATGTTAGAGAGTTGTCTGCAAAAAATGGTTTTGTTCAGTTGCAAAGAGACCTTCTTGCATGTCTAAACATAAGTAGCTCTTTTCATGACATAGAAGATGGAAAAACAACGATAAAAAGTGCTTTGTGTAATAAGAAAGTTCTTCTTGTTCTTGATGATGTAAGTGAGCTAAACCAGTTAGAGAATTTAGCAGAGAATCAAGATTGGTTTGGACCGGGAAGTAGAATAATAATCACAGCCAGAGATATGCACTTGCTAGATATACATGGAGTCCATGGAACTTATGAAGTTAAAGGGTTAGATCGAGAAGAAGCTTATAATCTGTTTTGTTTGAAAGCCTTTAAACAACTTGAACCTAAACAAGGATATTGTTCTCTGTCTAAAGAAGTTGTGATATATACTAAAGGTCTTCCTTTGGCAGTTGAGGTTTTAGGTTCCTATCTATATAGAAGAAATGCTGACTTTTGGCATAGTACCATTAGAGAAATAATGAGTTTTCCACATTTTGAAGTTCTCAATGCGTTGAAAATAAGCTACAATCATTTGATGCCAACAGAGAAGAGTATTTTTCTTGATATTGCTTGTTTCTTCAAAGGAATGAAAAAAGATGAggcaatacatatattaagAATGTGTGATATTTATGTTGGAGTTGGAAGTGATATTGGAAGCGGAATTGTTACATTGATTGATAAAGCTTTGGTAACTTTAGATCAAAATAATAAGTTAGAAATGCATGATTTGCTTCAAGAAATGGGGAGGCATATTGTGTATGAAGAATCTCCAAGTAACCCAGGCAAGCGTAGCAGGCTGTGGTCTAAAGATGACATTCATCAAGTGTTGACAAATGATCTG GGAACAGAAACAATTCAAAGTATGGTTCTAAGCTTTGGACAAGATAAGTTTTATTGGTTTCGGAATAAGCCATTCTCAGCACATTGGAGCATTGAAGCCTTCTCAAAAACAACACAGTTAAGATATCTCAGTTTACCATACATGGAACTTCCCCTTGGCCTCAACCACTTCCCTAGTTCAGTAAGAGTTCTGCATTGGGATTTTTGTCCTTTGGAAACTCTCCCCTTGTTAAATCAACAATATCAAGCTGTTGAAATCAAAATGCAACGTAGCAATCTTGAACAAGTTTGGCATGGAAAAAAG TTTTTGGAAAAGCTGAAGTACCTGGATTTGAGTAGCTCCCGCAACCTAAAGCAGACACCTGATATTTCCGGGGTTCCCATTCTTGAAACACTTGATCTCCAAGGTTGTGATAGCCTAACTGAGGTTCACATATCCCTCATACACCACAAGAACCTTGTTCACTTAAATCTAAGCTACTGCGAAATGCTTAAAACTCTTCCAGGTAAATTAGAGATGAGTTCCTTGAAGGAGTTGATCATTGAGCATTGTGAGAGTTTTGAAAATCCCCCAGAGTTTGGAGAATGCATGAGAAAATTGTCAAGGCTTTCTCTAAGTGGAACTCCTATTAGAAAGTTGCCCTCATCACTTGGAAATTTAGTTGGCCTTGAAGATTTGAGCATAAAGGGTTGTGGAAAACTTGATTCTGTTCCTGATACCATTCATAGGTTGAAGTCCCTCAAGAACTTGGATCTTGGCTCTTGTTTTAACCTTCATGGATTACCATCTTCAATTTCAAGCCTCCCCTTGTTGAGTAATATAAATTTGAGTGGATGTTATCAGAGTGAAATATCTTTCTCTCATGATCTATTTTGCTACTTCCCATTATTGATGCATTTGGATCTAAGTGGTCACTGGTTTGCTAATATCCCAATAAGCATTCATGAACTTTCCAAGCTTAGGTCCCTTAAGCTAAATAGATGTGGTTGTCTTCAGTTTCTGCCAAAACTTCCATCTAGTATTAGAGAATTAGAAGCATATGGGTGTAGATCACTGAACATACTTGAATCCAATGTTTTGTCAACCATTTGCACTGCCTTTAAATCTTCTAGTAGCCAGGATCAAGAAAATCAAGGTGTGGTCTTGGAAATGCTGATCCCAAGTACCAAAATTCCATCTTTGTTTGTCAATTATTCACTGAATGGTAATGATGCAGCACAAGCACTAGTCCCATATCCAAGTGATTGCCGTCtgaataaaaatttaaaggGTATTGCAGTATGTTTCCTGTTTTATACAACGTTTTGGGGATTTGATAAATCAGTGAAGTTGAATTTGTCTGTTAGCAATGGTAATAGGTGCATCATTCCTTGGAGAACATATAGAATGTGTGATGGTTATCACCTTTACATTCTCTGCTTGACCAATGATTACTTCAGGGGAGAATTTCACCGAGATATGGGGTTTAAACTATTGCTTCGGCCAGAGGTTGAGTATGGGGAATTTGATTCTGAAGAGTTCGAATATCTTCCTTGTTATCATGCCAAAGTATTGAGCACTGGCTGGACATGCATTGAGGATATTGAAGATTTGAACAAAAGTGAGATTGAAAGGCAAAAGAATGAAAGACAAAGTCTGTTTGACTTGAACAAAAGCATTGAGATAATGGATATATGTGAGACAAACATATTTGAAGATGATGTGAGTGAACTGAACAACTTTGGCAGGGAAGAAAG TTTTTGA